In Meiothermus sp. QL-1, the genomic window CCGGCCATGCCGCGGGGGGCGGGGTGGGGGAGGTATTGGCCGACCTGCTGCACCTGGGGCTGGGGGTGGTCTGGGGGGGCAGCCTGCTGGCTTTGGTGGTGGTCTGGCCCACCGCTCGCCATGAGGCCCGGCTGCGGGCGCTGGAGCGGCTTTCCGCGCTGGGGCTGGTGGCGGTCCTGGGGGTGGCGCTTTCAGGGGTGGGGTTGGCGGCCTCCCGGCTGCCGAGCATTCCTGACCTCTGGACCACCGCCTATGGGCAGCGGCTCCTGGTCAAGCTGGCCCTGGTGGGGCTGGTGCTGCTTCTGGCCGGGCTCAACCGCCTGTGGTTCCTCCCCCGCTTGCGGGCCAAAGGGGTGCAGGGGCCGGGGCCGGTGGCCCTCGAGGCGGCTTTGCTGCTGGGGGTGCTGTTGGCCACCGGGGTGCTGGCCGGCACCGAGCCGCCCAGGCCGGTGCCCAGCCTGGTCGATATCCGCGAGCCCTACGGGGCGCACCGCTTTGTGGGCCAGCTTTTCAGCCAGGCAGGCGTTATCCACCTCTACCTCGACCTGCGCGACCCCGAGGGCAACCTCCTGGCCAGCGGCCCCACTTTGCGGGTGCGGTTTGAGAAAGGGGGGCAGGCGCACGAGGAGGCCCTGGCTCCCTACCACCGCTCGCAGTACCACCTGGCCTACCTGGCCGAAGCGGGGGTGTGGCGGGTGGAGCTCGAGCTTCCCTCCGGCCGGCTGGACCTCGCCCTGAGGGTGGACCGCTAGCCCTCCTTGGCGGAGCGGCCGTTTTCCTGGAGCCGCCCGAATAGCAGGCGGCCCACCTGCGTCTGGATGGACTGGGTGATCACCACCCCCACCTCCTTGCCCTTGAAGCCGATGGCGTCGTCCACCACCACCATGGTCCCGTCCTCCAGGTACCCCACCCCCTGGCCGGGCTCCTTGCCCTCCTTGACGATGGTGATCTGGAGGTAGTCCCCCTGTTGCAAGGGGGCCCGCAGGGCCGAGGCCAGGGCCTGGATGGAGAGGGCCCTGACCCCGTAGATGCGGGAAAGCTGGGCCAGGGCATGGTCGTTGGTGACCAGGGCAGCCCCCAGGCTTTTGGCCTGGGCCAGAATCTGCTCGTCCACCGGGTCTTCGGACTCGGGCGCATCCAGCACCTCCAGTCCCACCTTGAGCTTGAGCCGTTCCAGAGTTTCCAGCCCCCGCCGCCCTCTGGCCCTTTTCTGGGCCTCGGAGGAATCGGCGAACTGCTGCAGCTCCCGCAGAACCTGCCGGGGCACGAAGAGAGGCCCCTCCAGAAAACCCAGCTCGGCCACCTCGGCGACGCGCCCGTCGATCAGAACCGAGGTGTCCAGCACCTTGCCCCCCCGCGGCTTGGGGGGGGGGCTGGGGGGGCGGGCCAAGCGGAAGTACTCCCGGTTGGCCACCGCAAAGGCCGAGAACGAGACCACCAGCACGGCAGCAATAAGCAGCGAGTGCAGGGCGTTGAAGCCTGGAATCTGGATGAGGAGGTTGGTCAGGAGCACCGCCAGCAGGAGCCCCAGGCTCGAGGCCACCGTGATGGCCACCGGGATCTCGGGAGGGAGCTTCCCCAGGCGCTCTTGGGTCTGCTGCCAGCGCTTCTCCAGCCAGTAGGCCAGCCGGGGCGCGGCCAGAAGGCCCAGGAGGAAGCCCACCAGCCCTAAGTAGAGCTGGTTGAGGCCCAGGGGGCTGGTGCTAATCAGGCCTTCTTGCTCGAGCCAGACCCCTGTGCGGTAGCCGAGGTAGGTGAATAGGAGGTAGAGAATCCAGCGCAACCAGTTCATAGGAAAAGGTCCACCACTTCTCTCAGGCTTTTGTGCTTCGGCGGGTGGACGAGCCGGCTGAAGCCGGCCCGTTCCCCCTCGCGCAGGCGGCGCTCCAGGCCCTCCACGCTCCTGAGCTCCCCCGCCAGCCCCACCTCGCCCACCGCCGCCACGTTGGGCGGAAGAGGGCGGCCCACAACGGCAGAATACACCGCGAGCCCCACCGCCAGATCGAGCCCGGGGTCGAAGACCCTTAGCCCCCCGGCCAGGTTCACGTAGATGTCCAGGTTGCCCAAAGGCAGCTCGAGGCGGCGCTCGAGCACCGCCAGCACCACGTCCACCCGCCGGGCATCCAGCCCCTGCGCCACCCGCCTGGGCGCGGGAAAGGGGGTGCGGGCGGCCAGGGCCTGCACCTCCAGGGCCAGGGCCCGCTCCCCCAACAGGCTGAGGGCCACCACCGAGCCGGGCACCCCCACCGGGCGCTCGGCTAGGAAGGCCGCCGAAGGGTTGGGCACCTCCACAAGGCCCTGCTCCTCCATCCGGAAAACCCCCAGCTCCCCCACCGGCCCGAAGCGGTTTTTGCTGCTGCGCAGCACCCGGAACTGCCCGGCGGTCTCGAGGTACAAGGTGGCGTCCACCACGTGCTCGATTACCTTGGGCCCGGCCACGAAGCCTTCCTTGGTGACGTGCCCCACCAGCACGGTGGTTGCACGGTGTTGCTTGGCAAAGCGGGTGAGGGCTGCGGTGGCGTCGCGCACCGCCGCCAGCGAGCCCACTGCAGCGTCGGTCTCCAGGGTCTGGATTGAGTCCACCACCAAGAACTCCGGCGGAGAGGCCTCCAAGATAGCCAGGACGCTTTCCAGTCGGGTTTCGCGGAGGAGTTCCAGCCCGCCCGCAATCCCCAGCCGCCTAGCCCGCAGCCGGATCTGGCCTGGGGACTCTTCCCCGGCCAGGTAGACCACCCGCCGGCCCTGCTCCAGGATTCGCTGGGCTATCTGCAAGAGCAGGGTGCTCTTGCCCACCCCGGGCTCGCCGCCCAGAAGCAGCACCGCCCCCGGCACGAACCCCCCGCCAATGACCCGGTCGAACTCGGCCATCCGGCTGCTGAAGCGGGCCTCGCCGTCCTCGAGGACCTGCCCAAGGGGGATGAGGGCCCCCGGCTGAGGGGGGGGCGGCTTGGACCCGGTCTTGGCCAGGGCCTCCTCCCTGAAGCTTTCCCAGCTTCCGCAGCTGGGGCAGCGTCCCAGCGGCTTGATGGCTCGGTAGCCGCACTCGACGCAGCGGTACTGGAGGGCCGCCCGGGGCATTTGCAATAAGTCTAGCGTGAAAAGGGGTCCAAAGTTAGGTCCTGTGGGCCCGCCAGCGCTCCGCCAGCCGGCCGAAGATCTGCTCGAGCCGGTCCTTGGGCAGGATGACCTGCTCGGTGTAGCCCTCGCCGATCCGGTCCCCCAGCTCGTTCCAGGCGGTGCAGCGCACGTGCACCCGGTTGCCCTCGGTGCGCAAATGTTCGGCCACGATGCGCACCCGCATGCCCGGCAGGGCCGAGGCCAGGTGGTCCACGCTTACCCTGGACCCAATGCCCTCCTCTCCCTCCTCCAAAAAGGGCAGGATGATTTTACGACCGGCCAGCTCCATGTGCTTGGCCATCCAGTAGGTGGCGTAGACCGGGTGCAGCCTCCCCAGCCGGGGGTCGGCCTGCTCGAAGTCCACGGTCATCGCCTCGGTGACCACCGTCTCGAAGGTGGCCTGGTAGCCCGGGGGAATAGGCC contains:
- a CDS encoding CopD family protein → MPHAHDTTLYLLRGALYLGVFLLLGAGVFVRYVGQGGPLASRWRLWYMLVAGFMLAWGATLYGAYHTVWMLGDPALLGRYFLETQQGAWLLLRLLLLPLLLGLSLGWLRGDAWLYPPLALALLLTVSLTGHAAGGGVGEVLADLLHLGLGVVWGGSLLALVVVWPTARHEARLRALERLSALGLVAVLGVALSGVGLAASRLPSIPDLWTTAYGQRLLVKLALVGLVLLLAGLNRLWFLPRLRAKGVQGPGPVALEAALLLGVLLATGVLAGTEPPRPVPSLVDIREPYGAHRFVGQLFSQAGVIHLYLDLRDPEGNLLASGPTLRVRFEKGGQAHEEALAPYHRSQYHLAYLAEAGVWRVELELPSGRLDLALRVDR
- a CDS encoding PIN/TRAM domain-containing protein — encoded protein: MNWLRWILYLLFTYLGYRTGVWLEQEGLISTSPLGLNQLYLGLVGFLLGLLAAPRLAYWLEKRWQQTQERLGKLPPEIPVAITVASSLGLLLAVLLTNLLIQIPGFNALHSLLIAAVLVVSFSAFAVANREYFRLARPPSPPPKPRGGKVLDTSVLIDGRVAEVAELGFLEGPLFVPRQVLRELQQFADSSEAQKRARGRRGLETLERLKLKVGLEVLDAPESEDPVDEQILAQAKSLGAALVTNDHALAQLSRIYGVRALSIQALASALRAPLQQGDYLQITIVKEGKEPGQGVGYLEDGTMVVVDDAIGFKGKEVGVVITQSIQTQVGRLLFGRLQENGRSAKEG
- the radA gene encoding DNA repair protein RadA: MPRAALQYRCVECGYRAIKPLGRCPSCGSWESFREEALAKTGSKPPPPQPGALIPLGQVLEDGEARFSSRMAEFDRVIGGGFVPGAVLLLGGEPGVGKSTLLLQIAQRILEQGRRVVYLAGEESPGQIRLRARRLGIAGGLELLRETRLESVLAILEASPPEFLVVDSIQTLETDAAVGSLAAVRDATAALTRFAKQHRATTVLVGHVTKEGFVAGPKVIEHVVDATLYLETAGQFRVLRSSKNRFGPVGELGVFRMEEQGLVEVPNPSAAFLAERPVGVPGSVVALSLLGERALALEVQALAARTPFPAPRRVAQGLDARRVDVVLAVLERRLELPLGNLDIYVNLAGGLRVFDPGLDLAVGLAVYSAVVGRPLPPNVAAVGEVGLAGELRSVEGLERRLREGERAGFSRLVHPPKHKSLREVVDLFL
- a CDS encoding thioesterase family protein; the protein is MRPIPPGYQATFETVVTEAMTVDFEQADPRLGRLHPVYATYWMAKHMELAGRKIILPFLEEGEEGIGSRVSVDHLASALPGMRVRIVAEHLRTEGNRVHVRCTAWNELGDRIGEGYTEQVILPKDRLEQIFGRLAERWRAHRT